One stretch of Corvus moneduloides isolate bCorMon1 chromosome 16, bCorMon1.pri, whole genome shotgun sequence DNA includes these proteins:
- the SLC5A11 gene encoding sodium/myo-inositol cotransporter 2 isoform X2 translates to MSPILPQVYASGQRSAQPAQEAMDPTSIPPASVTPSWDVFPQQTLEPIDIAVLVLYFLFVLAVGLWSMWKTQRSTVKGYFLAGGQMVWWPVGASLFASNVGSGHFIGLAGSGAASGIAATAYEWNGMFCVLVLAWLFLPIYIASGVTTMPEYLRKRFGGKRIQIFLAILYLFIYIFTKISVDMYAGGPVHPAGLHWDLYIAVAGAAAVLCLSALPGGLAAVIYTDALQTLIMLIGAVSLMVFSFIEVGGLEGLQAKYFYAIPSIRKENSSCGLPREDAFHIFRDPVNSDLPWPGVLVGMTIPSLWYWCTDQVIVQRSLAAKNLSHAKGGSLMTSYLKILPLFMMVMPGMISRVLFPDLVACADPEICQKICGNPSGCSDIAYPKLVLELLPVGLRGLMMSVMIAALMSSLTSIFNSASTIFTMDLWKHFRPRCSEWELMIVGRVFVLLLTVVSILWIPLVQAGQGGQLFIYIQSISSYLQPPVAMVFILGCFWKRANEKGAFWGLVLGLLLGFVRLVLDFIYPEPQCGEPDSRPGVVKYMHYLYFSMVLAAISTLTMLVVSMATEPPAPEMISRLTWFTRGDPPPKQELAASPGPVAAKDPAALQLELSTAPENSSDGNKCAAEAKGSSKLLSTFLWLCGMERRQESAESAPKPEPLPVASLEEKPLVKHVLNINLLLCVCAGVFLWAYFA, encoded by the exons TCCATGTGGAAGACGCAGCGCAGCACTGTCAAAGGCTATTTCCTCGCCGGGGGACAGATGGTCTGGTGGCCT gTGGGTGCATCCCTGTTTGCCAGCAACGTGGGAAGCGGCCACTTCATCGGCCTGGCCGGGTCGGGAGCTGCCTCGGGAATTGCTGCAACAGCCTACGAGTGGAAT GGGATGTTCTGTGTCTTGGTGCTGGCCTGGCTCTTCCTGCCCATCTACATCGCCTCGGGG GTTACGACCATGCCAGAATATTTGCGGAAACGTTTCGGAGGCAAAAGAATTCAGATATTCCTGGCCATTCTCTACTTGTTCATCTACATCTTCACCAAAATATCt GTGGACATGTACGCCGGGGGCCCTGTTCATCCAGCAGGCTTGCACTGGGACCTGTACATCGCCGTGGCCGGGGCTGCTG CCGT TTTgtgcctctctgctctcccaggtGGCCTGGCAGCCGTGATCTACACTGATGCCCTGCAGACCCTCATCATGCTCATCGGGGCCGTGTCCCTCATGGTCTTCA GTTTTATTGAAGTTGGTGGCCTTGAAGGTTTGCAGGCAAAATACTTCTATGCCATTCCCAGCATCCgcaaggaaaacagcagctgtggcttgCCCAGGGAAGATGCTTTCCACATTTTCCGAGACCCTGTGAACTCTGACCTGCCCTGGCCAGGAGTCTTGGTGGGAATGAccatcccatccctgtggtACTGGTGCACAGATCAG GTCATTGTTCAGAGGTCCCTCGCTGCCAAAAACCTCTCCCACGCCAAAGGAGGCTCCTTGATGACCTCCTACTTGAAGATTTTGCCCCTCTTTATGATGGTAATGCCAGGCATGATCAGCCGGGTTCTCTTCCCAG ATCTGGTGGCTTGTGCAGACCCGGAAATTTGCCAAAAAATCTGTGGCAACCCCTCTGGATGTTCTGATATTGCTTATCCCAAGCTGGTATTGGAGCTTCTGCCTGTAG GACTCAGGGGCCTGATGATGTCAGTGATGATCGCAGCCCTCATGTCCTCCCTGACTTCCATCTTCAACAGCGCCAGCACCATTTTCACCATGGACCTCTGGAAACACTTCCGTCCTCGGTGCTCGGAGTGGGAGCTCATGATTGTTGGCAG ggtctttgtgctgctgctcactgtGGTGTCCATCCTGTGGATCCCCCTGGTGCAGGCTGGCCAGGGCGGGCAACTCTTCATCTACATCCAGTCCATCAGCTCCTACCTGCAGCCGCCCGTGGCCATGGTGTTCATTCTGGGCTGCTTCTGGAAAAGAGCAAACGAGAAG GGTGCCTTCTgggggctggtgctggggctgctgctgggtttcGTGCGGCTGGTGCTGGACTTCATCTACCCTGAGCCCCAGTGTGGCGAGCCCGACAGCCGGCCTGGCGTGGTCAAGTACATGCACTACCTCTACTTCTCCATGGTGCTGGCGGCCATCTCCACCCTCACCATGCTCGTGGTCAGCATGGCCACCGAGCCCCCGGCCCCTGAAATG ATAAGTCGGCTCACCTGGTTCACTCGTGGGGATCCTCCGCccaagcaggagctggcagccagcccCGGCCCCGTCGCTGCCAAGGACCCGGCCGCGCTGCAGCTTGAGCTGAGCACTGCTCCCGAGAATAGTTCAGATGGTAACAAAT GTGCAGCTGAGGCCAAGGGGAGCTCGAAGCTGCTGAGTACCTTCCTGTGGCTCTGCGGGATGGAGCGCAGGCAGGAGAGCGCCGAGAGTGCACCCAAACCCGAGCCCCTGCCCGTGGCTTCCCTGGAGGAGAAACCGCTGGTGAAACACGTCCTGAACATCAACctgctcctctgtgtgtgtgctggggtCTTCCTCTGGGCGTACTTTGCATAG